Proteins encoded by one window of Canis lupus dingo isolate Sandy chromosome 10, ASM325472v2, whole genome shotgun sequence:
- the LOC112674867 gene encoding olfactory receptor 4K14 produces the protein MDSEHSLKLEIMKLQNYSLVSEFVLYGLCTSRHLQHLFFIFFSGIYVASVLGNLIIVVTIISDSHLHSSPMYFLLGNLSFLDIWLASFATPKMLRDFLSDRKLISFGGCMAQIFFLHFIGGAEMVLLVSMAYDRYVAICKPLHYMTVMRRQTCVGLVLVSWVIGFVHSISQVAFTVNLPYCGPNEVDSFFCDLPLVIKLACMDTYILGILMISDSGLLSMSCFLLLLVSYTVILITVRQRTAGGVSKALSTCSAHIMVVTLFFGPCIFIYVWPFSRFSVDKLLSVFYTIFTPLLNPLIYTLRNKEMKIAMKKLCNHHVTSR, from the coding sequence ATGGATTCAGAACACAGCCTGAAACTGGAGATAATGAAGTTGCAGAATTATTCCTTGGTGTCAGAATTTGTGTTGTATGGACTCTGCACGTCACGACATCTCCAgcatttattcttcatatttttctctggGATCTATGTGGCCAGTGTGCTGGGTAACCTCATCATTGTGGTCACCATAATTTCTGACTCACACTTGCACTCCTCTCCTATGTACTTCCTGCTAGGAAACCTATCTTTCTTAGACATATGGCTCGCCTCCTTTGCCACCCCCAAGATGCTCAGGGACTTTCTTAGTGACCGAAAGCTTATCTCCTTTGGAGGATGTATGGCTCAAATCTTCTTCTTGCACTTTATTGGTGGGGCTGAGATGGTACTTCTGGTTTCCATGGCCTATGACAGATATGTGGCTATATGTAAACCTCTGCATTATATGACTGTGATGAGACGGCAGACCTGCGTGGGGCTGGTGTTGGTCTCATGGGTCATTGGCTTTGTGCATTCCATCAGTCAAGTAGCCTTTACTGTGAATTTACCGTACTGTGGCCCCAATGAGGTGGACAGCTTCTTTTGTGACCTGCCTCTTGTAATCAAGCTTGCCTGCATGGACACCTACATCTTAGGTATCCTTATGATCTCAGATAGTGGATTACTCTCCATGAGCTGCTTTCTGCTCCTCTTGGTCTCTTACACTGTCATCCTCATCACTGTCCGACAGCGCACTGCTGGTGGCGTATCCAAAGCACTCTCCACTTGCTCTGCACACATCATGGTTGTCACACTCTTCTTTgggccctgcattttcatttatgTGTGGCCTTTCAGCCGGTTCTCTGTGGACAAGCTCCTGTCTGTGTTTTACACCATTTTTACTCCACTCTTGAACCCCCTTATCTACACACtgagaaataaagagatgaaaatagcTATGAAGAAACTGTGTAACCACCATGTGACTTCTCGTTGA